TCGACGCCCCCTACCGCTTCGTGGACGCGCAGCTCTGGGGGCCGTTCGCACGCTGGGAGCACCGGCACCGGTTCGTGGAGCAGCCAGAGCGCGGCGAGCCCGGCGCGATCATGGGAACGCTCGTCGAGGACCGCGTGACCTATCGGCTGCCGGCGGGCCCGCTGGGTCTGCTCGCGCATGCGCTCTTCGCTCGACGGCGGATCGCGCGGCTCTTCGCCCACCGCGAGGCGCGCCTCCGGGAACTGCTCGCCGCCACCCAGGCGCCGGATGGCTGATCTGCTCGGCGCCCACATGTCCATCGCCGGGGGGCTCGAGCAGGCGCTCTGGCGGGGACGCGAGGTGGGTTGCTCGGTGGTGCAGCTCTTCCTCAAGAATCAGCTGCAGTGGACGGCGCGGCCCTACGCCGCCGACGAGATCGCCCGCTTCAAGGCGGCGTGGAAGGCCACCGGCATGCGCGAGGTGTTCGCGCACGCGGCCTACCTGATCAACCTCGCCGCGCCGCACGCCGCAGAGTGGGCGCGTGCCGTGGGGGCCTTCCACGACGAGCTCGAGCGCGCGGAGGCGCTGGGGCTTGCCTTCGTCATCATCCATCCCGGCTCCCACCGCGGCGCCGGCCTCGAGGGCGGCATCCGGCGGATCGCGGAGGCGCTGGACGAGGCGACCGGACGGACCGCGGGCTACCGGGTGCTGGCGCTGCTGGAGAACACGGCGGGTGGCGGCGCCACCGTCGGGCGGAGCTTCGAGGAGCTGGGACGGATCCTCGCCGCTCTCCGACGGCCCGAGCGCGTCGGCGTCTGCCTGGACACCTGCCATCTCTTCGCGGCGGGCTACGACCTGCGGCGCCCCGAGGGGTACGAGGCGGCCATGCGGCGGTGCGCGCGGCTCATCGGGACGCGGCTGGTCCGTGCCTTCCACCTCAACGACGCGCGCGCGCCGCTGGGCTCGGGGCTCGACCGTCACGAGCAGATCGGCCGCGGGCAGCTGGGGGTTGCCGCGTTCCGGCATCTGCTGAACGACCGGCGGTGGGC
Above is a window of Candidatus Rokuibacteriota bacterium DNA encoding:
- a CDS encoding SRPBCC family protein, which produces MADYVLESRFWLPCPRPVVFDFFADPRHLALVQPPSAHFAWSAPPPRRLEAGTVLDFTLRVLGLRLRWRVMVREFDAPYRFVDAQLWGPFARWEHRHRFVEQPERGEPGAIMGTLVEDRVTYRLPAGPLGLLAHALFARRRIARLFAHREARLRELLAATQAPDG
- a CDS encoding deoxyribonuclease IV, whose product is MADLLGAHMSIAGGLEQALWRGREVGCSVVQLFLKNQLQWTARPYAADEIARFKAAWKATGMREVFAHAAYLINLAAPHAAEWARAVGAFHDELERAEALGLAFVIIHPGSHRGAGLEGGIRRIAEALDEATGRTAGYRVLALLENTAGGGATVGRSFEELGRILAALRRPERVGVCLDTCHLFAAGYDLRRPEGYEAAMRRCARLIGTRLVRAFHLNDARAPLGSGLDRHEQIGRGQLGVAAFRHLLNDRRWARVPMVLETPKEPEPRADREALALLRSLRRTAQRVRGQRARRRPGLSGSA